In Hoplias malabaricus isolate fHopMal1 chromosome 6, fHopMal1.hap1, whole genome shotgun sequence, a single window of DNA contains:
- the zbtb10 gene encoding zinc finger and BTB domain-containing protein 10 has translation MSGERNRRSLAFRGGGSGSALSGSAAVRNNSGNSWEPQAWKDRHLNGKRPDLEEDEDQDRDLGAQKGPSPGKMEGGDSTEEEEDAECTAAKEVDSIGWTPANVAGEEGSGNGVNSEDGTGSGVDDEAATAGDRVEEPPGSRKPWVEMRPQTLLQKHSLFQANWQQEFPWLKFSRDSGLMSCSWCHNIAATSGSNDELVKGTRNYKRALLLRHHLSSEHGRNDPTKQETERPEDNEGTEFEDYRNKPNENSYCYQLLQELDKQRKSGILCDVNIVVGGQVFRAHKNILVAGSRYFKTLYCLTKSESCDQTTITHLDVAAVQGFSVILDFLYSGNLLLTSQNAIEVMSVASYLQMTEVVQSCRAFIKDALNISIKQEAPDSVVVDYNKRRMVPQDSQGTDKKPSNFWATSILSKLSIKASGQVKEEPNDVEVSVEEGCALGSSGWGGDNSESIKMEPQGPGTVFVWNEPAPGTGAAVKREERPEPGSGRRKKPIARRFVYNIPPEPEEGFDEGMFIQPSASFTREDYSYFSENPAETSDTAQNKLKCPHCNYVAKHRRTLKRHLIIHSGVRSFSCDICGKLFTRREHVKRHSLVHKKDKKYKCMVCKKIFMLAASVGIRHGSRRYGVCVDCADSHQATQGLEGMQELEFARDEDFEETAEGDEDMIEEVDGEEPNEIDQSNLEGDTGATPEED, from the exons ATGTCTGGAGAACGAAACCGCAGGTCGCTGGCTTTCCGCGGCGGTGGATCGGGATCAGCGCTCAGCGGCTCTGCTGCTGTCCGAAACAACAGCGGCAACAGCTGGGAGCCACAGGCCTGGAAAGATCGGCATTTAAATGGGAAAAGGCCGGAtctggaggaggatgaggaccAGGACCGGGACCTGGGGGCGCAAAAAGGACCGTCGCCGGGGAAAATGGAGGGCGGCGACAGCacggaggaggaggaagacgcGGAATGTACAGCCGCGAAAGAGGTTGACAGCATCGGCTGGACGCCCGCTAACGTCGCCGGAGAGGAGGGCTCTGGTAACGGCGTGAACAGCGAGGACGGCACGGGCAGCGGCGTCGATGACGAGGCGGCGACCGCCGGGGACCGAGTCGAGGAGCCTCCGGGATCCAGGAAGCCTTGGGTGGAGATGAGACCGCAGACACTGCTCCAGAAACACTCGCTCTTCCAAGCCAACTGGCAGCAGGAGTTCCCCTGGCTGAAGTTCAGTCGAGATTCGGGGCTCATGTCCTGCTCCTGGTGCCACAACATCGCCGCCACCAGCGGTAGCAACGACGAGCTGGTGAAAGGAACAAGAAACTACAAACGGGCCCTACTGCTCAGACATCACCTGTCCTCCGAGCACGGCCGCAACGACCCCACCAAACAG GAGACAGAGAGGCCAGAGGACAATGAGGGCACAGAGTTTGAAGACTATAGGAACAAGCCAAACGAGAACTCCTACTGCTACCAGCTGCTCCAAGAGCTGGACAAGCAGCGCAAGAGTGGCATCCTCTGTGACGTAAATATTGTGGTTGGCGGCCAGGTGTTCAGGGCGCACAAGAACATCCTGGTCGCAGGCAGCCGCTATTTCAAGACCCTTTATTGCTTGACCAAGAGTGAGAGCTGTGACCAAACCACCATTACCCACCTAGATGTGGCTGCTGTGCAGGGTTTCTCCGTTATTCTAGACTTCCTGTACTCTGGCAACCTGCTGCTGACCAGTCAGAACGCCATTGAGGTAATGTCTGTGGCCAGCTACCTGCAAATGACTGAAGTGGTGCAGTCATGCCGCGCCTTCATCAAAGACGCCCtaaacatcagcatcaagcagGAGGCTCCTGACTCGGTGGTGGTGGACTACAACAAGCGGAGGATGGTGCCACAAGACAGCCAGGGCACTGATAAGAAGCCCAGCAACTTCTGGGCCACCAGCATCCTGTCAAAGCTGTCTATTAAGGCCAGCGGACAGGTGAAAGAGGAAcccaatgatgtggaggtgtctGTGGAGGAGGGTTGTGCGCTAGGAAGCTCAGGCTGGGGAGGAGACAACTCTGAATCCATAAAGATGGAGCCCCAAGGCCCGGGCACGGTGTTCGTCTGGAACGAGCCAGCCCCAGGCACAGGAGCTGCGGTGAAGAGGGAGGAACGGCCAGAGCCAGGCAGTGGTAGACGAAAAAAGCCAATTGCGAGACGCTTCGTTTATAATATCCCACCAGAACCAGAAGAGGGCTTCGATGAGGGCATGTTTATCCAACCGTCCGCTTCCTTTACCAGAGAAGACTACTCCTATTTCTCAGAGAATCCAG CTGAAACGTCCGACACTGCTCAGAATAAGCTGAAGTGTCCCCACTGTAACTACGTTGCCAAGCACAGGCGAACACTAAAGAGACATCTGATCATCCACTCGGGTGTGCGTTCCTTCAGCTGCGACATCTGCGGGAAGCTGTTCACCCGCCGAGAGCACGTCAAGAGACATTCCCTG GTGCACAAAAAGGATAAGAAGTACAAGTGTATGGTGTGTAAGAAGATTTTCATGCTGGCAGCCAGCGTGGGGATCCGGCATGGTTCGCGCCGctatggagtgtgtgtggactgtgCTGATTCACACCAGGCCACACAAGGGCTGGAGGGCATGCAGGAGCTGGAGTTCGCCCGAGATGAAGACTTCGAGGAGACGGCTGAAGGAGATGAGGACATGATAGAAGAGGTAGATGGGGAGGAGCCCAATGAGATCGACCAATCCAATTTGGAGGGTGACACAGGTGCCACCCCTGAGGAGGACTAA